The Neorhodopirellula lusitana genome segment CACCCAACCCGCATGACGGTGGGAGACACGGACCGCCTTCAGGCCGACTTGATGCCGAACCCCGAGTGGACGCGCGGTCGATGATTGCTGAGATGCGGACAAGAAAACAATTAGTTCAAAGTGGAGCGGAAAGTTGAATATCGTGATGCAACGCTGCACGCCGACACGCGGTTGATCGTGTTGTCAGAGCCCTCGTTGTCGGCGGAGATCGGCCGGTGCTTTACTGGAATCGAAACACAACATTCCGGTAGACCCAAGCGAGCAATTCTTCCGACCAACTATCGATCAAGCGACGTTGCCCGCAAACGATCTTCGCCGTTACGTCGACGTCGCCACGGAACCCATCGCTATCGATCCCCTGAAGTGCCCCCGCGGGAATCTTCCCCACGACATCGACCACGTTCGTGCCGTCCGCACGTCGTCGCGCGATCCCACCCACACTCTCCACCGTCGCCTCAAAAGACTCAGTGGGCCGCGTCTCAATCGCAAACCGAATCGGCAGCACATCGCCCGCCAGGTGTCGCTGCATGACCTCGCCGCCGCGTGACTCGGGCAACTTAAGATCCAGCTCCCACTCACCGTCAGGCTGAATCACCGCGAACAACCGGTCGCCACGACTGACCGGTCGGGATCGAAGTTTTTCATGAAGCCGCCAGCCAACCAGGATCCCGTCGATCGGAGCACGAACGATCAAATCCGACCGCATTTTCTGGTTGATCTCCAAGCGGCTACCCAGGGTCTCAATCTCGTTCTGCAGCGTGCGTTGTTCAATCGTGTTTTGAGCCGCTTCCCGAGGATCATCATTTCCCGCTAACTGCAACGCTCTTAGTGAAGCAAGCTTGGCGGTCGCGGTGGCCAATTGGCCCGTCAGGCTTTGTGATTCTCGCTGAACATCAGGGTTTTCAAGCTGCAACAAGGCATCTCCATTCGCAACGCGATCGCCATCATGCACCTCGATCGAATCCACAACACCATCGACGGAAGCAAAGATCGCTTGTCGCGCTACCGGACGCGCCGTCCCCGTGGCAATGATCGTGTGGTCTACCCGAATCAGCCACGCGGCGGCGGACAGTCCAACCAGGCACACCACGATCGCGACTGCCCAATTTCGGATCGCACTCCGCGACATTCCAGCCAGTGGTCGACGGAGCGGCAAAGCAAACACGTCGTCGTATCGAGTCGCATTGGTTAACGCAACCGACGCCTCTTGAGCAACCTCCATCGCGGCGGGCGACACGCGAGTGCAAACATCGCCAGTGAACGTTTCCAAAATGATCATCGCTAGCGGCATCGCTGAATCGGACGAAACCTGCTCGTCCGAAAGATCGTCACTGGTGTTCTCACGATGGTGAGGAACTGGAATGACCATCGCTGACAGTACACCGGACTCGTCGAGGTATTCTTCGAGAGGCTCCTGTATCTGCGGCGGCAGAGCATCGCAAACCAATCCAAGCGGCTCCTGCGGTTGTGCGTGTTCCAGCACCTCGATGTCGGCCAAGCCAGCCGCTGTCCCCTGCGACGGTGAGTCAAACGCCATCGAATCCGACGCCGATGAATTCGGTGGCGGCAACACCATTGGCGTGCCCATCACCGCAACTTTGCTGGCG includes the following:
- a CDS encoding efflux RND transporter periplasmic adaptor subunit, whose protein sequence is MTRSSTSSETTPPESTELRDVPGVVAQIADQAASREEFLQRLAAQLGEWLSAALVAVQDVDWDQPRMLVSNAEIADGIDRQQVRHLLEGALQSVASTEVATVANGGIVMAGQPVRSCSGFTAELLPAPGRCSVLVVQDDHFQVRDRLPALRLMAACVAAVQQTRFMADASKGSSTNKVQQELTRAEQMRTNEAGNELDRLAAVRASLRRFHETLDPTATAYRIASELPRLLPCERAVVLLATSRGRRRKYQVKAISGSAVVDKRSPLVRSINRLASKVAVMGTPMVLPPPNSSASDSMAFDSPSQGTAAGLADIEVLEHAQPQEPLGLVCDALPPQIQEPLEEYLDESGVLSAMVIPVPHHRENTSDDLSDEQVSSDSAMPLAMIILETFTGDVCTRVSPAAMEVAQEASVALTNATRYDDVFALPLRRPLAGMSRSAIRNWAVAIVVCLVGLSAAAWLIRVDHTIIATGTARPVARQAIFASVDGVVDSIEVHDGDRVANGDALLQLENPDVQRESQSLTGQLATATAKLASLRALQLAGNDDPREAAQNTIEQRTLQNEIETLGSRLEINQKMRSDLIVRAPIDGILVGWRLHEKLRSRPVSRGDRLFAVIQPDGEWELDLKLPESRGGEVMQRHLAGDVLPIRFAIETRPTESFEATVESVGGIARRRADGTNVVDVVGKIPAGALQGIDSDGFRGDVDVTAKIVCGQRRLIDSWSEELLAWVYRNVVFRFQ